The following proteins are encoded in a genomic region of Hymenobacter siberiensis:
- a CDS encoding helix-turn-helix transcriptional regulator, whose amino-acid sequence MPARVHLPAAVAPLALEQLHYLVENRTVYSLEGFELNVFETHRAAYRVPLRLDGLALTTMLRGRKVMHLPGRAAFDYLPGESVVVDKDELMEIDFPDACLCKPTQCLAVAIAPDTIRHTVDLLNERYPKAESHQPWAIEGPEYAHLTNTPELTDTLGRLVAVSRTSDVNKDVLAGFTLQELLVRLMQTQARQLIFHDYARHLNTHRFAAVVGYIKDHLSESLTIDKLSALACMSKATFFRVFKREFGITPVEYIIRERLGEAKRLLRHPLASVAEVCLRAGFNNLSYFQSLFKKYEGMTPGAYKKQLVA is encoded by the coding sequence ATGCCAGCCCGCGTTCATTTGCCTGCCGCCGTTGCCCCGCTCGCGCTGGAGCAGCTGCATTACTTAGTCGAAAACCGGACAGTATATAGCCTGGAAGGGTTCGAGCTCAATGTGTTCGAAACGCACCGTGCCGCCTACCGCGTGCCCCTGCGCCTCGATGGCCTAGCCCTGACCACCATGCTGCGCGGCCGGAAAGTAATGCACCTGCCCGGCCGCGCTGCCTTCGACTACCTGCCCGGCGAGTCGGTGGTAGTGGACAAAGACGAGCTGATGGAAATCGACTTCCCCGATGCCTGCCTGTGCAAGCCCACCCAATGCCTGGCCGTGGCCATCGCGCCCGATACCATCCGCCACACCGTCGATTTGCTGAACGAGCGATATCCCAAGGCCGAATCTCACCAGCCCTGGGCCATCGAAGGCCCCGAGTACGCCCACCTCACCAACACCCCCGAACTGACCGACACGCTGGGCCGCCTGGTAGCCGTGTCGCGCACTTCTGATGTAAATAAGGACGTGCTAGCCGGCTTCACGCTCCAGGAATTGCTGGTGCGCCTGATGCAGACGCAGGCCCGCCAGCTCATTTTCCACGACTATGCCCGGCACCTTAATACGCACCGCTTTGCCGCCGTGGTGGGCTATATTAAAGACCATCTTTCGGAGAGCCTGACCATCGATAAGCTCAGCGCACTGGCCTGCATGAGCAAGGCCACCTTCTTCCGGGTCTTCAAGCGCGAGTTCGGCATTACGCCGGTTGAGTACATTATTCGGGAGCGGCTGGGCGAAGCCAAGCGGCTGCTGCGCCACCCACTGGCCAGCGTGGCGGAGGTGTGCCTGCGGGCGGGTTTCAATAACCTGTCGTACTTCCAGTCGCTGTTTAAGAAGTACGAGGGCATGACGCCGGGGGCGTATAAGAAGCAGCTGGTAGCATAG